GTCCCCGTGCTGGATGGGCGCGGTCGCCTGGCGGCTCTGCATACGATGCGTGAGTTCCTGGGCGCGCCGAAGCTGCCGAACCCCGCGGTGATCATGGCGGGCGGCCGCGGCACGCGCCTGCATCCCCTCACCGAGACCGTCCCCAAGCCCATGCTGGAGGTGGCCGGTCGTCCGATCCTCGAGCGACTCGTCCTGCACCTGGTGGGGTGCGGGGTCCAGACCATCTACCTCTCCGTGAACTATCTGGCGGACGTGATCCGCGAGCACTTCGGAGACGGGGGGGAGTTCGGCTGCGCGATTCGCTATCTGGAGGAGCCGGAGCCGCTCGGGACCGCGGGTGCCCTGGCGTTGCTGCCGGGCCCGCAGAGCGATCCGATCCTGGTCATGAACGGAGATCTCATAACCAGGGAAGACGTGTCGGGCATCATCGCGACACACGAGAAGTCCGACAACGAGCTCACCTGCTGTCTCAAGACGTACTCGGTCCAGGTGCCGTTCGGCGTGGCGGAGGTCGATGGGCGCCGCATCGTCGCG
This sequence is a window from Gemmatimonadota bacterium. Protein-coding genes within it:
- a CDS encoding nucleotidyltransferase family protein — protein: MIHEDRAAGFLASLALPPDATIRAAMGVIDAGAVELAFVTEPETGKVLGTVTDGDLRRAILRGAGLADRVLTDCMSAPFVWVAEGTGRAEVLELMKARGVSQVPVLDGRGRLAALHTMREFLGAPKLPNPAVIMAGGRGTRLHPLTETVPKPMLEVAGRPILERLVLHLVGCGVQTIYLSVNYLADVIREHFGDGGEFGCAIRYLEEPEPLGTAGALALLPGPQSDPILVMNGDLITREDVSGIIATHEKSDNELTCCLKTYSVQVPFGVAEVDGRRIVALEEKPSRSFLINAGIYVLSPRAIAMVPSGERTDMSEVVASCIDGDLRVGFHPLGGDWLDVGRPEQLDRARGA